One region of Bdellovibrio bacteriovorus genomic DNA includes:
- a CDS encoding HTTM domain-containing protein has protein sequence MKLTTITNSLNDFFFKPQPVHSVALLRIAFGVILLINWFMMWSHLDIFWGVDGILSLQTALKFSHGFRFNLFELFPNQAGVAELLALLNLIGAIGVLLGCYTRTSIAITFFTLLSFHNRNVFVLNSSDVVIRNFLFLLFFTPAGALYSFDRWLLIKRKKISADSVPEKAPWALRLMQIQFSVIYVATVMFKMKGPLWADGTAVYIATRLDEFMRVPLSILNDMMVIKFLTWSTLIIEFSLGTLVWIREFRYWVLLAGIGLHLGIEVSMSIPLFEWVMIVGMLCMVESRDIQWVLEAAKKGTLFAKFSLPRGLLKTAKANIRG, from the coding sequence ATGAAGCTAACAACAATAACTAATTCTTTAAACGACTTCTTTTTTAAACCTCAACCGGTTCACAGTGTAGCTCTTTTGCGAATCGCATTCGGAGTTATCCTTCTTATCAACTGGTTTATGATGTGGAGCCATTTAGACATATTCTGGGGCGTTGACGGGATTTTAAGTTTGCAGACGGCACTCAAGTTCAGTCACGGATTCCGATTTAATCTGTTTGAATTATTTCCGAATCAAGCAGGGGTTGCGGAGCTTTTGGCGCTATTAAATCTTATCGGCGCGATCGGCGTGCTGTTGGGATGTTATACCCGCACTTCTATCGCAATCACATTTTTCACACTTCTATCATTCCACAATCGGAACGTCTTTGTTTTAAATAGTTCTGATGTGGTGATTCGAAATTTCTTGTTTCTTTTATTTTTCACTCCGGCCGGGGCGCTTTATTCTTTCGACCGTTGGCTTTTAATTAAAAGAAAAAAGATTTCAGCCGACAGCGTTCCCGAAAAGGCCCCGTGGGCATTGCGTCTTATGCAGATTCAATTTAGTGTAATTTACGTCGCGACAGTGATGTTTAAAATGAAGGGGCCCTTATGGGCAGATGGCACCGCCGTGTACATCGCGACTCGCTTGGATGAATTTATGCGTGTGCCACTTTCTATTTTGAATGACATGATGGTGATTAAGTTTTTAACTTGGTCCACTTTGATTATCGAGTTTTCTTTAGGAACACTGGTCTGGATTCGTGAGTTCCGTTACTGGGTTTTACTCGCAGGAATCGGGTTGCATCTGGGAATTGAAGTTTCCATGAGCATTCCCCTTTTTGAGTGGGTGATGATTGTCGGAATGCTTTGCATGGTCGAGTCTCGAGATATTCAGTGGGTGCTTGAAGCCGCTAAGAAGGGAACTTTGTTTGCAAAGTTTTCCCTTCCTCGCGGACTTCTTAAAACCGCTAAAGCGAATATTCGTGGATAA
- a CDS encoding murein L,D-transpeptidase catalytic domain family protein yields the protein MFKALSLISVTLLSLQSWAGSIYDVKIKNVPLYDVFKKQGVPEAALQRTFEFLDVNGGKTVRVRTKVRARTSTFMAEKEVTIKDDNMAAIIDFSLPSSERRLFVMNLKTGAVSKHFVAHGKGSGVKVASKFSNIDGSKMSSLGFYLGGTTYYGSHGQSLNLYGLESTNSKAAERDIVMHAADYVSEDFVKSQGRLGRSWGCPAVAPGILPKMINNFKEGGVIYAYHKDLIKASTKNPTLQEVEHDGDDEDIDLPGEEESIRNGGAPIKTAEVKQESVGELATVPVPAPAPREQIATPAPTDQK from the coding sequence ATGTTCAAAGCACTAAGCCTTATCTCCGTCACGCTCTTAAGCTTACAAAGCTGGGCTGGCAGCATTTACGACGTCAAAATCAAGAACGTACCTCTTTATGATGTCTTTAAAAAACAGGGCGTTCCTGAGGCGGCTCTTCAAAGGACTTTTGAATTCTTGGATGTCAATGGTGGGAAAACCGTTCGTGTCCGTACCAAAGTGCGCGCCCGCACGAGCACTTTCATGGCTGAAAAAGAGGTTACGATTAAAGATGATAATATGGCGGCCATTATCGATTTTTCTCTTCCTTCCAGCGAGCGTCGTTTATTCGTTATGAATCTTAAAACAGGTGCGGTTTCAAAACACTTCGTGGCGCACGGAAAAGGTTCCGGAGTGAAAGTCGCTTCGAAGTTTTCAAATATAGATGGTTCAAAAATGTCTTCTTTAGGATTCTATCTTGGCGGCACCACTTACTATGGTTCCCATGGTCAATCCCTGAATCTGTATGGCTTAGAATCTACGAATAGCAAAGCTGCGGAACGCGACATTGTCATGCACGCTGCAGACTATGTATCTGAAGATTTCGTGAAATCACAAGGTCGCTTAGGTCGCAGCTGGGGGTGCCCGGCCGTAGCTCCAGGAATCCTGCCTAAAATGATCAATAACTTTAAAGAAGGTGGCGTGATCTACGCTTACCATAAAGACTTAATCAAAGCCTCAACGAAGAACCCGACACTTCAAGAAGTAGAACACGATGGCGACGATGAAGATATTGATTTACCGGGTGAGGAAGAATCCATTCGTAATGGTGGCGCTCCCATTAAAACCGCGGAAGTGAAGCAAGAGTCTGTGGGTGAGTTGGCAACTGTTCCAGTTCCCGCTCCAGCACCTCGCGAGCAGATCGCCACTCCGGCGCCCACAGATCAAAAGTAA
- a CDS encoding mannose-1-phosphate guanylyltransferase/mannose-6-phosphate isomerase, which yields MIPVILSGGSGTRLWPVSRQHMPKQFSEIFDQPLQTMTLQRCLKLGSPWIVTSKALETLTELNLKQNKATSVQVVYEPMGKNTAPAIAALCHLLAKKGLSNEVVAIFPSDHLIAEEENFLEVVNFAQKVAEENRVVTLGITPSYPETGYGYIQTRAVSLKEQGALKAYSVVKFHEKPDLQKAKEFIAQGSFSWNAGIFVFKVSHMISLFEKHQPEMWKQISNLKEDSSNLADIYSKVQSISIDYAIMEKLGGEELTCIPAEFGWSDVGSWDAVSSLKKSHDLINVKGHNNFVFGPKEKNYSLVGLDDVIVVDTQDALMLVKKGLSQDVRHVVETLTQHKSSLVKDHVFEYRPWGYFEILKDTPHFKSKVIRVNPHSQISYQSHSKREEHWTITVGAGEVVLNDEVIPVKAGTHIHIPLGAKHRIRNNTNEMLEFVEVQLGSYFGEDDIVRYQDDYKRS from the coding sequence TTGATACCAGTTATACTCTCTGGGGGGAGCGGAACGCGCTTGTGGCCGGTCTCTCGCCAGCATATGCCTAAACAATTTTCTGAGATTTTTGATCAGCCTTTGCAGACGATGACTTTGCAAAGATGTTTAAAATTGGGCTCTCCGTGGATCGTAACCTCCAAGGCGTTAGAGACTTTGACGGAGCTTAATTTAAAACAAAATAAAGCCACTTCGGTGCAAGTGGTTTACGAACCCATGGGTAAGAACACCGCACCCGCTATTGCGGCTCTTTGCCATCTTTTGGCAAAAAAAGGTCTGAGCAATGAAGTCGTTGCGATTTTCCCTTCCGATCATTTGATTGCTGAAGAAGAAAACTTTCTTGAGGTCGTCAACTTCGCGCAGAAAGTAGCGGAAGAAAACCGTGTTGTCACATTGGGCATCACGCCTTCGTACCCAGAAACTGGCTATGGCTACATCCAAACGCGCGCGGTCAGTTTGAAGGAACAGGGCGCACTTAAAGCTTATTCTGTCGTGAAGTTCCACGAAAAGCCGGATCTGCAAAAGGCGAAGGAATTTATTGCACAGGGCAGTTTCAGTTGGAATGCCGGAATTTTTGTTTTCAAAGTGTCTCACATGATCAGCTTATTTGAAAAACATCAGCCAGAGATGTGGAAGCAGATTTCAAATCTGAAAGAAGACTCTTCAAACCTGGCTGACATCTATAGCAAAGTGCAAAGCATTTCTATCGACTATGCGATCATGGAAAAGCTGGGTGGAGAAGAGTTGACTTGTATTCCGGCGGAATTCGGCTGGAGTGACGTGGGTTCTTGGGATGCGGTTTCTTCTTTGAAGAAAAGTCACGATCTCATCAACGTCAAAGGACATAACAACTTCGTCTTTGGTCCCAAAGAAAAAAATTATTCTTTAGTGGGTTTGGATGATGTGATCGTTGTCGATACTCAAGATGCTTTGATGCTTGTAAAAAAAGGCTTATCGCAAGATGTTCGCCACGTCGTGGAAACTTTAACTCAGCATAAGTCCTCTTTGGTCAAGGATCATGTTTTTGAGTATCGCCCTTGGGGTTACTTTGAGATTTTGAAAGACACACCTCATTTCAAATCCAAAGTCATCCGCGTGAACCCGCATTCTCAAATCTCGTATCAGTCACACTCTAAGCGTGAAGAGCACTGGACGATCACGGTTGGTGCGGGTGAAGTGGTTTTGAATGATGAAGTGATTCCGGTAAAAGCCGGGACTCATATCCATATCCCACTGGGAGCGAAACACCGCATTCGCAACAACACGAATGAGATGCTCGAGTTTGTGGAAGTGCAGTTAGGAAGCTACTTCGGTGAAGATGATATCGTACGATATCAGGATGACTACAAACGGTCTTAA
- a CDS encoding DegT/DnrJ/EryC1/StrS family aminotransferase, whose protein sequence is MSIPFIDLKSQYKALKTNIDSRIQKVLDHGAYVNGPEVVELEQTLAKYVGVKHCLTIANGTDALWVPLMALGIGQGDEVITTAFSFIATAETIVLAGAKPIYVDIDPKTFNIDVTKIEAAITPRTKAIMPVSLYGQMPEMDKINEIAKKHNLAVIEDAAQSFGARYKDKRSGSLTTATGTSFFPAKPLGCYGDGGAIFTNDDNLVKIIKEIREHGSESRYYHTRLGINGRLDTIQCAILLAKMERYDWELDQRQRVADRYNDAFSSIKADGFTTPFVEAHNKSAWAQYTLTVKDRAAFQKKMTDAGVPTSIHYPRIMPDQPWYKEHTADPKQELPMARWAAEHVISLPMYPDMDNATQDKIIAAVKGAF, encoded by the coding sequence ATGTCTATTCCTTTTATCGACCTTAAGTCTCAGTACAAGGCTTTAAAAACTAATATCGACTCTCGCATTCAAAAAGTTTTGGATCACGGCGCTTACGTTAACGGCCCTGAGGTTGTTGAACTTGAACAAACACTCGCAAAATACGTCGGTGTAAAACACTGTCTAACAATCGCCAACGGTACGGACGCTTTGTGGGTTCCTTTGATGGCTTTGGGCATCGGTCAAGGTGATGAAGTTATCACGACAGCTTTTTCTTTTATCGCCACAGCAGAAACTATCGTTCTTGCAGGCGCAAAACCTATTTACGTCGACATTGATCCAAAAACTTTCAACATCGACGTTACCAAAATTGAAGCGGCTATCACTCCACGTACAAAAGCCATCATGCCTGTTTCCTTGTACGGCCAAATGCCAGAGATGGACAAAATCAACGAGATCGCAAAGAAACACAATTTGGCGGTTATTGAAGATGCGGCGCAAAGCTTCGGTGCTCGCTACAAAGACAAACGCAGTGGCAGCTTAACAACGGCAACTGGAACAAGCTTCTTCCCGGCAAAACCTTTGGGTTGTTATGGTGACGGTGGCGCGATCTTCACGAATGACGACAATCTTGTAAAAATCATCAAAGAAATCCGCGAGCATGGTTCTGAATCTCGTTACTACCACACTCGTCTTGGTATCAACGGTCGCTTGGACACAATCCAATGTGCGATCCTTCTTGCAAAAATGGAAAGATACGACTGGGAATTGGATCAACGTCAGCGCGTAGCAGATCGTTACAACGACGCATTCTCTTCAATCAAAGCTGATGGCTTCACAACTCCATTTGTTGAGGCTCACAACAAGTCTGCTTGGGCTCAATACACTTTGACAGTGAAAGACCGCGCCGCTTTCCAAAAGAAAATGACAGATGCGGGTGTTCCGACTTCTATCCACTACCCACGTATTATGCCAGATCAACCTTGGTACAAAGAGCACACGGCAGATCCAAAACAAGAACTTCCGATGGCTCGTTGGGCGGCAGAACACGTGATCAGCTTGCCAATGTATCCTGATATGGACAATGCGACTCAAGATAAAATCATCGCAGCAGTTAAAGGGGCGTTCTAA
- the kdsA gene encoding 3-deoxy-8-phosphooctulonate synthase gives MNTGFGPLNKPVVLKNGSETITWGDGKNFVLFAGPDIIEDEGMVLETGKEIQRVTKALGIPWILKCSFDKANRQSASSFRGPGVNSALKSLEKIKGELGCALLTDVHETIQVKETAEVADVLQIPAFLSRQTDLLVETAKTGKVIHIKKGQFLAPWDMKAIAQKAVNAGNDKILLCERGTTFGYNRLINDMTGLVEMRRLGFPVIMDCTHSTQLPGATGESSGGRGDMVWPLARAAMAVGVDGIFLETHPNPEKALCDGPTSLPLKNLETVLTNLKKIWTTHF, from the coding sequence ATGAATACCGGTTTTGGTCCTTTGAATAAACCTGTCGTACTAAAAAACGGCAGCGAAACTATCACTTGGGGCGACGGCAAAAATTTCGTATTGTTTGCCGGTCCTGACATTATCGAAGACGAAGGCATGGTTTTAGAGACAGGAAAAGAAATCCAAAGAGTCACAAAAGCTTTGGGCATTCCTTGGATCTTGAAATGCTCTTTCGACAAAGCCAATCGTCAAAGTGCTTCGAGTTTCCGCGGTCCTGGCGTGAACTCGGCCTTGAAAAGTCTTGAAAAAATCAAAGGCGAATTGGGTTGCGCTCTTTTGACCGATGTTCACGAAACAATTCAAGTGAAAGAGACTGCCGAAGTCGCCGATGTGTTGCAAATTCCGGCATTCCTTTCTCGTCAAACAGACTTGCTAGTGGAAACAGCGAAAACAGGCAAAGTGATTCATATCAAGAAGGGTCAATTCTTGGCTCCTTGGGATATGAAAGCCATTGCTCAAAAAGCCGTGAATGCTGGAAACGATAAGATCCTTCTTTGCGAACGCGGAACGACTTTCGGTTACAACCGTCTTATCAACGATATGACGGGCCTTGTAGAAATGCGCCGTTTGGGTTTCCCAGTGATCATGGATTGCACGCACTCTACGCAGCTTCCTGGTGCGACTGGTGAAAGCAGCGGCGGTCGCGGCGACATGGTATGGCCTTTGGCGCGTGCGGCGATGGCCGTAGGGGTTGATGGTATCTTCCTTGAAACTCATCCAAACCCTGAAAAGGCTTTGTGTGATGGACCAACGTCACTCCCACTAAAGAATCTAGAAACGGTTCTTACGAACCTTAAAAAAATCTGGACGACTCATTTCTAA
- a CDS encoding lysylphosphatidylglycerol synthase transmembrane domain-containing protein, producing the protein MVKHTKKLLVQSLKIAFSAAIIFWLIQSGKLNFSALKNLLTPWAAVTALSLVALNIFFASERWRILIRSQGLPARSWPVFKLTLIGAFFNFAMPGGVGGDVIKAYYFTRENPGSKVVAVTSVLMDRVLGLFAMILLALLVMFYDLNHIVQTPALLTLFYFICGLFVAFLIALSMIFSVKLYDSGAVKKGIAVLPLSEKFLKLYESMHLYGKDGKRFIAVILMSLVSQACSIAFLYLAGRMAGFDEVSARTYFLVAPLGFMATAIPISPAGVGVGQAAFYFLFNLYVGKQIELGPTVITAFQVGTFVISLSGAFFYLRRKDRVETKEIEQET; encoded by the coding sequence ATGGTTAAGCACACGAAAAAGCTCCTGGTTCAGTCTTTAAAAATCGCCTTTTCTGCGGCGATTATTTTTTGGCTGATCCAATCAGGAAAATTAAACTTCTCTGCTCTCAAGAATCTTCTGACTCCTTGGGCGGCGGTGACAGCTTTATCGCTGGTGGCGCTTAATATTTTCTTCGCTAGTGAACGCTGGCGCATTCTGATTCGCTCCCAAGGTCTTCCGGCCCGCTCTTGGCCCGTTTTTAAGCTGACTTTAATTGGCGCCTTTTTTAATTTCGCAATGCCCGGTGGCGTTGGCGGAGATGTCATTAAGGCTTATTACTTCACACGCGAAAATCCCGGCAGCAAAGTTGTGGCCGTCACAAGCGTTCTCATGGATCGCGTCTTGGGGCTTTTTGCGATGATTTTACTCGCCCTATTAGTGATGTTCTACGATCTAAATCACATCGTGCAGACACCGGCTCTTTTAACTTTGTTTTATTTTATCTGCGGTTTGTTCGTGGCGTTTCTTATAGCCCTCAGCATGATTTTTTCTGTGAAGCTCTATGATAGTGGCGCCGTTAAAAAAGGTATTGCCGTGCTTCCACTTTCAGAGAAGTTTTTGAAACTTTACGAAAGCATGCATCTTTATGGAAAAGATGGAAAACGTTTTATTGCCGTGATTTTGATGAGCTTGGTGTCCCAAGCCTGCTCTATCGCTTTTCTTTACCTCGCCGGCAGAATGGCGGGCTTTGACGAGGTCTCTGCAAGAACTTACTTCCTTGTGGCACCACTTGGATTTATGGCGACTGCGATTCCTATCTCCCCTGCCGGCGTGGGCGTAGGACAGGCCGCATTTTACTTCCTATTTAATCTCTACGTAGGAAAACAAATTGAACTTGGCCCCACAGTGATTACGGCCTTCCAAGTTGGAACTTTCGTTATCAGCTTAAGCGGAGCTTTCTTTTACCTTCGTCGCAAAGACCGCGTCGAAACCAAAGAAATCGAGCAAGAAACTTAA
- a CDS encoding HAD-IIIA family hydrolase: MASDTGIFKMMQWETLIRETVQMGGQIVFLKDKAPVDQDMYLEALLSHFRYEIPFVRRSVADIQSATFRTKATDLILFFEEQGELVDALNSVLQGQRLILAKKNFVKTPFVDFVWSDCSLNDWTQVLGSLKQNWKKLPALPQFGEARQAPCLFLDRDDVVVKNVPYNKEAQKVQLLPGIIELINSAHKKGYWVALVTNQSGLGRGWISWKEYQAVHQQMLSLLAEKGAWIDECVWSGFIEEGVPVGNLYAGLRKPRAGMLQMVDEKLHVRMETSILVGDSASDILAGYSAGVGRLYLLSSDKLVKEQGSLEEFKKRDPRLQYEWAQTFADIIL, translated from the coding sequence ATGGCTTCTGACACGGGGATTTTTAAGATGATGCAGTGGGAAACTCTGATTCGGGAAACAGTTCAAATGGGTGGACAGATTGTCTTCCTTAAAGACAAAGCTCCGGTGGATCAGGATATGTATCTTGAAGCCTTGTTAAGCCATTTTCGCTATGAGATCCCTTTTGTCAGACGCTCGGTCGCAGATATTCAATCGGCCACTTTTCGTACCAAGGCTACGGACCTGATTCTGTTTTTTGAAGAGCAAGGGGAGCTGGTCGATGCCTTAAACTCGGTTCTGCAGGGACAGCGTTTGATTCTCGCTAAGAAGAATTTCGTTAAGACTCCTTTTGTCGATTTTGTATGGTCCGATTGCAGTTTGAATGACTGGACGCAAGTTTTAGGATCATTGAAGCAAAATTGGAAAAAACTTCCGGCGCTTCCACAGTTTGGGGAGGCTCGTCAGGCTCCGTGTCTTTTCTTAGATCGCGACGACGTTGTCGTTAAGAATGTCCCGTACAATAAAGAAGCGCAAAAAGTGCAATTACTGCCGGGAATCATTGAACTGATCAACTCTGCTCATAAGAAGGGTTACTGGGTTGCTCTTGTAACGAATCAGTCAGGCTTGGGACGCGGTTGGATTTCCTGGAAAGAGTATCAAGCCGTGCACCAACAAATGCTCTCGCTTTTGGCCGAAAAAGGCGCCTGGATTGACGAGTGTGTGTGGTCGGGCTTTATTGAAGAAGGTGTGCCTGTTGGAAATCTTTATGCAGGCCTTCGCAAGCCTCGCGCAGGTATGTTGCAAATGGTGGATGAAAAACTGCATGTTCGAATGGAGACTTCCATTTTAGTAGGTGACAGTGCTTCTGATATTCTTGCGGGATATTCTGCAGGAGTCGGCCGTTTATATCTTTTGTCTTCAGATAAGCTCGTTAAAGAACAAGGGTCGTTGGAAGAATTTAAGAAGAGGGATCCACGCCTTCAGTATGAGTGGGCGCAGACTTTCGCCGACATCATTTTGTAG
- a CDS encoding TIGR03546 family protein, whose amino-acid sequence MTLLLKQIFNFLKLLNSDTGTNQLAVGLSLGLILGFSPVLSIQTLIVFFLIFIFRVQIGAAFISAFFFKFVAFLFDYPAHLLGKAVLETEGLRPLFTTMYNMPFVPMTRFNNSIVMGSMIVSLLLLPFAFVGFKIMIIKYRATVVARFKNTKFWKAFAATKFYNWYLKYDELYG is encoded by the coding sequence ATGACTCTCTTACTGAAGCAGATCTTCAATTTTTTAAAGCTCCTGAATTCAGACACAGGAACGAATCAACTGGCTGTGGGATTATCACTGGGATTAATTCTTGGATTCTCTCCCGTCCTATCCATTCAAACGTTGATCGTTTTCTTTTTAATTTTTATTTTCCGCGTGCAAATCGGCGCTGCATTTATCTCGGCATTCTTTTTCAAGTTCGTGGCATTTCTTTTCGACTATCCCGCGCATCTTTTGGGTAAAGCCGTTTTAGAAACCGAAGGCCTTCGTCCTTTATTCACAACGATGTACAACATGCCATTTGTTCCGATGACCCGTTTTAATAACAGCATCGTGATGGGATCCATGATTGTTTCTCTTCTGCTTCTGCCATTCGCCTTTGTCGGTTTCAAAATCATGATCATCAAATATCGCGCAACGGTGGTGGCTCGCTTTAAGAACACGAAGTTCTGGAAAGCGTTCGCTGCAACGAAGTTTTACAACTGGTATCTTAAATACGATGAGCTTTACGGATAA
- a CDS encoding TIGR03545 family protein: MANTTQDTAKPLKKKGIIRWEAIIPFAIICAIIGLYFHFFFDTHLRRALEWGGYNAVGAEVNIANLETSFFNASLRIQGIEVTDAERPTHNSIKIGDIRFSMLWDALLRAKVVVNEAAVEQIEFGVLRKKPGKVKPPEPDDGQPSMTEKLKAQALKEAQEQYGDNVLGDVIAMLGGTDANVQLQKLQESLPSKAMLEKFDAELKGKQQAWDARLKTLPQEKDIRALNDRLNKIKYKDFKTPQELQTSVQELDKVLKDGDAMYKQVQTTGDDLGKDLKAVETQYKDIEKQVKTDIKSLEQHFRIPQLDAKAMTRAMFNKYLAPYKSKFYRYKEMADKYLPPNLMKKDKKGEDIAIQPHPREKGISYEFGRANSYPLFWVKRTAVSSQAGVTPDAGNIKGEILDITSNQRLVGKPTVATLAGDFPSKEIFGFLLRLSLDNTKALSEIAYKFNVDAYSILGKDLVKTPDVSIAFNKATGAMGIEGKVVGLKNIVLAMNNKFTKVDYAISAKNEVADQILKTVFAGIPVVTLTVDGQGDFPDIPLNINSNLGPELQQGFSKQIQAKVDEARARIQAVVDQEIGKQRAQVEAQLNQLRGQFDGEVKKAQAQIETQRKQAESRIDQAKKDAENQGRKQLEKEGQKALDSLKEKFGF, translated from the coding sequence ATGGCAAACACAACACAAGACACTGCAAAGCCCCTTAAGAAAAAAGGCATCATCCGCTGGGAAGCCATCATTCCTTTTGCGATCATCTGTGCCATCATCGGTCTTTACTTCCATTTCTTCTTTGATACGCATCTGCGCCGCGCGCTGGAATGGGGCGGATACAATGCCGTCGGAGCCGAGGTGAACATCGCAAACCTTGAAACCAGTTTTTTTAATGCCAGCCTTCGCATTCAAGGTATTGAAGTAACGGACGCAGAACGTCCTACTCATAACTCCATCAAAATTGGCGACATCCGTTTTTCGATGCTTTGGGATGCCCTTCTTCGCGCCAAGGTGGTTGTTAACGAAGCCGCCGTTGAACAAATTGAATTCGGTGTTCTAAGAAAAAAACCGGGCAAGGTGAAGCCTCCCGAGCCCGACGATGGCCAACCTAGCATGACTGAAAAACTGAAGGCTCAAGCTTTGAAAGAAGCTCAAGAGCAATACGGCGACAACGTTCTTGGAGACGTCATTGCCATGCTTGGCGGAACCGACGCCAACGTTCAACTGCAAAAGCTTCAAGAAAGCCTTCCTTCGAAGGCCATGCTTGAAAAATTCGATGCGGAACTGAAAGGCAAACAACAGGCTTGGGATGCCCGTCTTAAAACTTTGCCTCAAGAAAAAGACATCCGCGCTTTGAATGATCGCTTGAACAAAATTAAGTACAAAGATTTCAAAACGCCGCAAGAGTTGCAAACTTCCGTGCAAGAGCTGGATAAAGTTCTTAAAGACGGCGACGCCATGTACAAGCAAGTGCAAACGACTGGCGACGATCTGGGAAAAGATCTGAAAGCTGTAGAAACTCAGTACAAAGACATCGAAAAGCAAGTGAAGACCGACATCAAGTCCTTAGAGCAGCACTTCCGTATTCCTCAATTAGATGCGAAGGCCATGACTCGTGCGATGTTCAATAAGTACCTGGCTCCTTACAAATCAAAATTCTATCGCTACAAAGAAATGGCCGATAAATACCTTCCGCCAAATCTGATGAAGAAAGATAAAAAAGGCGAAGACATTGCGATCCAACCTCACCCTCGCGAAAAAGGTATTAGCTACGAATTTGGCCGCGCGAACTCTTATCCCCTTTTCTGGGTGAAGCGTACAGCCGTAAGTTCTCAAGCGGGTGTGACTCCCGATGCCGGCAACATCAAAGGTGAAATTTTAGATATTACTTCAAATCAACGTCTTGTGGGTAAGCCGACAGTGGCGACTTTGGCCGGTGACTTCCCTTCAAAAGAGATCTTTGGCTTCTTGTTGCGTCTGTCTCTGGACAACACAAAAGCTTTAAGTGAGATCGCGTATAAATTCAATGTCGATGCTTATTCAATTCTGGGTAAAGACTTAGTGAAAACTCCCGATGTCTCTATCGCTTTCAACAAAGCAACGGGCGCAATGGGGATTGAAGGTAAAGTTGTTGGTCTTAAGAATATCGTTTTGGCGATGAACAATAAGTTCACCAAAGTCGACTATGCCATTTCTGCTAAGAACGAAGTCGCTGATCAAATTTTGAAGACGGTTTTTGCGGGGATCCCTGTGGTCACTCTCACAGTAGATGGACAAGGTGACTTCCCGGATATTCCACTTAACATCAACTCGAACTTGGGACCTGAGTTGCAGCAAGGTTTTTCAAAACAAATCCAAGCCAAAGTAGACGAAGCTCGCGCTCGCATTCAAGCTGTCGTCGACCAAGAAATCGGTAAACAGCGCGCGCAAGTGGAAGCTCAGCTAAATCAGTTGCGTGGTCAGTTCGATGGCGAAGTTAAAAAAGCTCAGGCGCAAATCGAAACTCAACGTAAACAAGCAGAGTCCCGCATCGATCAAGCGAAGAAAGATGCCGAGAACCAAGGCCGCAAACAGCTGGAAAAAGAAGGCCAGAAAGCTCTCGACTCTTTGAAAGAAAAATTCGGCTTCTAA
- a CDS encoding TlpA family protein disulfide reductase, translating to MKQHLKAIIVVVIFAVLGVWGFNHWMGSRVEETGANNYSALERMEKEGVPNFEAKDLEGQSFDLKSMEGKVVILNFWASWCGPCIEEVPSLIKLVKEFKGEVQLIAVSGDSLREDIDVFMKSFPEMKGENIKIVWDQDRSLMKQFQVARLPESMVLGKDQKLVKKIVGTIDWYNKDSIAYVNSLLGRPAQ from the coding sequence ATGAAACAACATCTTAAAGCTATTATCGTCGTTGTTATCTTCGCTGTTTTAGGAGTGTGGGGATTTAATCATTGGATGGGCTCACGTGTGGAAGAGACGGGCGCGAACAACTATTCTGCTTTAGAGCGTATGGAAAAAGAAGGTGTTCCCAATTTTGAAGCGAAGGACTTAGAAGGCCAAAGCTTTGATCTGAAATCGATGGAAGGTAAAGTCGTCATCCTCAACTTCTGGGCTTCTTGGTGTGGACCTTGTATCGAAGAAGTTCCTTCTTTGATCAAACTTGTGAAAGAATTCAAAGGCGAAGTTCAGTTGATCGCAGTTTCTGGCGATAGCCTGCGCGAAGATATCGACGTCTTTATGAAGTCCTTCCCTGAAATGAAGGGTGAAAATATCAAAATTGTGTGGGACCAAGATCGCAGCCTGATGAAGCAGTTTCAAGTCGCTCGTCTTCCCGAGTCGATGGTTTTAGGAAAAGACCAGAAGCTTGTTAAGAAGATCGTGGGCACGATCGATTGGTATAACAAAGATTCAATTGCCTACGTAAATTCTCTTTTAGGAAGGCCAGCGCAATAG